The DNA region ACGGTGATGTCCAGGATCGCCTCCAACGAACCTCACCGGAGGATCTCGGCCTCCGTTGGCGTTGCAATCCCCGAAGATATGGAAAAACAATGGGGCTACTTCGCCGAGCACCATGCCTTAGGTGACGACAAGGAGAAGGCCGGGCAGTACGCCGAACACCTCGCGGACAAGATGTACCGGAGCATCACCGACAAAACTCCGGAAAAAACCCTGAATATCACTGACAGTGCAATCGTGGACGAAGACGGCAGATGGACGACAGTCCTCGCCGCCGCAGTCTTCCTCATGGAGTAAATATGACATCACGCACACGCGCCCACCACACCATCTGTCCGTACTGCAATGAAGAGGTCTACATCGAGGAACTGATCGGAGGGAAGTGCCCCCTCTGCGGCGGCACCCTCGAAGACCCGGAAGAGGATATAGAAGTCGAGGAGGACGGCATCGAGCGCTCCGACCTCTCGTGGCTCATCT from Methanoculleus sp. 7T includes:
- a CDS encoding pyruvoyl-dependent arginine decarboxylase, which produces MPKRVFFTCGVGRDSEYLGSFEMALRAAKIECYNLVTVSSILPPKCRIIPREEGLLDLEPGSVVFTVMSRIASNEPHRRISASVGVAIPEDMEKQWGYFAEHHALGDDKEKAGQYAEHLADKMYRSITDKTPEKTLNITDSAIVDEDGRWTTVLAAAVFLME